The window acacacgtcatactgctgagtagatttcgagtaggaccagctcccgtcagggtgggtggtgatcatgggggcgctgtagctgctgaaactgtctgtccggtggcatttgacagctattaacgtgatgaggctcagcagaaagatCACGGACACCGACACAATGGCGATCAGCAGATAGaggtttaaatcagagaagctctcctcctttatgggcacatgtctgaacggagtctggatgtcagctgtgctttcaaccaccaccacatcaatagacacagtagctgacagggagggttctccgttatcagagaccaaaaccaccaaggggtgacttttcaggtcattgtcactcatcctcctcttagtcctgatttccccggtgctggttccgatccggaacagcttgtttccgttgggctcagacaggtgataagaaagcagcgcattgtATCCAGAGTCTGCGTCCACAGCCCTGATCTTTGCCACAAAGTATCCCGCTTCAGCAGAGTAGGGGATGCTCTCACTGTTCACGGAGCCATGCTCAGAGTATGGAGGAAGGATCGCGGgactgttgtcattctcatccaggattaaaacgttgacggtcacgttgctgctgagcggaggaacacCAGAGTCTGTGGCCTGAACTTTGAACTGGAACGTTTTTAACTCCTCGTAGTTAAAGGACTGCAGGCTGACTatatctcctgtctctgagttgaTGTTAACAATTGTTGAGACGGGAACACGTTTGGGATAATTGTCTATTAATGAATAAGTCATTTTAGCATTTTGATTTTTATCTGCATCGTGTGCTCTTGTTTGTGCGATAATCTGACCTACTTTGCTGTTCTCTTTCACGTAAATAATCATTTTGGCATCTGCGAATCTCGGCGGGTTATCATTAATATCAGATATATGCACTGTGACTACAGCTGTGCTGGAAAGAGGCGGGTTACCTTTATCGACGGCAATAATGGTGACGTTATACTGTGACACAGTCTCTCTGTCGAGGACGCCGTCAACGACCAACGAGTAATAATGTCTGTAGTTCGACGTAAATCGAAAAGGGAGCGGAGCTGTGACGTCACAAGAGAGAATGCCATTCTGCCCTCCGTCTTTGTCAGTCACCGTCACTAACGCAACCACCGTTCCTGCTTCGGCACTTTCCTTTACCGGACTCATGAGTGAAGTTATAGAGATCTGTGGTGCGTTGTCGTTCACATCGACAACTTCCACGAGCACTTTAGAATAACCGCTGCGCGGGGACGCGCCTTGATCCGTTGCCTGCACTCTCAATTCATAGGCATTGTTTTCCTCGTAATCCAATTCAGCCTTAACAACGATCTCACCGGTTTCTGGAATTACAATAAATTTCTCAGCCGAGttcacatttcctcttttcattaAAGAATATCTGATGTCTGAATGTGG of the Brachionichthys hirsutus isolate HB-005 chromosome 6, CSIRO-AGI_Bhir_v1, whole genome shotgun sequence genome contains:
- the LOC137895249 gene encoding protocadherin alpha-2-like, with amino-acid sequence MRIRRHRDGKWMLCVIMLCFTDWCGAQISYSISEEVDKGSEVGNIAKDLNIPTQQMEQRGFRIVSGYSKKYFEVNLRTGALLVHERIDREELCPNLAKCSLNIEGLMSHPMNIHRIEVAVIDINDNAPSFIEQIHVFNISESSSSGERYPLPVAQDADSGSNSVKTYKLSPNEHFSIDASGGGDGASAELVLQKALDREKEAIIKITLTAVDGGKPARSGTMQILVNVIDVNDNTPSFSKSLYKIRVSESAPIHTTVLQLNATDLDDGPHSDIRYSLMKRGNVNSAEKFIVIPETGEIVVKAELDYEENNAYELRVQATDQGASPRSGYSKVLVEVVDVNDNAPQISITSLMSPVKESAEAGTVVALVTVTDKDGGQNGILSCDVTAPLPFRFTSNYRHYYSLVVDGVLDRETVSQYNVTIIAVDKGNPPLSSTAVVTVHISDINDNPPRFADAKMIIYVKENSKVGQIIAQTRAHDADKNQNAKMTYSLIDNYPKRVPVSTIVNINSETGDIVSLQSFNYEELKTFQFKVQATDSGVPPLSSNVTVNVLILDENDNSPAILPPYSEHGSVNSESIPYSAEAGYFVAKIRAVDADSGYNALLSYHLSEPNGNKLFRIGTSTGEIRTKRRMSDNDLKSHPLVVLVSDNGEPSLSATVSIDVVVVESTADIQTPFRHVPIKEESFSDLNLYLLIAIVSVSVIFLLSLITLIAVKCHRTDSFSSYSAPMITTHPDGSWSYSKSTQQYDVCFSSDTLKSDVVVFPAPFPPVDGDLISINGGDTFSRTQTLPNQDKIRKLLNRECAKYGKDNKSPVKASLPRRVKLKSAGQGPDLQ